From a region of the Oryza sativa Japonica Group chromosome 6, ASM3414082v1 genome:
- the LOC4340124 gene encoding uncharacterized protein, with translation MMIAGDGRGWLLPQIVMAVASAAALALALWRQQPGGRGGSGGPAAILLAAAPYALLLLLLWCLRAFERAAGAGDAAAQGRLRLAVWLLSSALTVTFAARVAPLMHGAAAVLVWAMSAATICGGFYMLDLFPLHRRLDRIN, from the coding sequence ATGATGATCGCCGGTGATGGCCGTGGCTGGCTGCTGCCGCAGATCGTCAtggccgtcgcctccgccgccgcgctggcgctggcgctgtggcggcagcagccgggaggcagaggcggcagcggcgggccggcggcgatcctcctcgccgcggcgccgtacgcactcctcctcctgctgctctgGTGCCTCCGCGCGTTCGagcgggcggccggcgccggcgacgcggccgcGCAGGGGAGGCTCAGGCTCGCCGTGTGGCTGCTCAGCAGCGCGCTCACCGTCACGTTCGCCGCCAGGGTCGCGCCGCTGatgcacggcgcggcggcggtcctCGTCTGGGCCATGTCGGCGGCGACCATTTGCGGTGGTTTCTACATGCTCGATTTGTTTCCTCTCCATCGTCGACTAGATAGAATCAATTGA